The DNA segment ttcatgcttaatgatcgtttatgagtaattggtgtatgtgatgcttaatcacataatgaatgtcttatgttgaatttcgcttagtaatttaatttagggttggattaagtggttaaactgataaaggataaactctcgtaacctaggataagaaacttgcttgtgaatcaaggggaagcaacgtgttttaattctgatattttctaattcacatatattcgctctttaattaccaaacaaccaaacccccccccccatcgttactgttactgttactgcaagtatattatgaacatttggcttgtcactgctcgttgggaaacgacctaggatcacttcctagttactgcattttcatgtttatttgattcgggtacagcctcgatcaaatttggcgccgttgccggggagcagtgtccaaaggttcataatagctagctattgttgtgtgtttaatcctttcgtgttttatgtttaattgttagtattgtgttagtatgtgtgttagtgttgattagttcactggtattgataacagacaaatccagaatccatgtatctaggctaattagacttatcaggttttagcgattttaatatatagattttagtccttattttcattgtcggtcttccttagaagtagttattccttattttttactgttaggttttaggagtaagtatttagatttagtagatttagatcttatttatttgaatttcttagaagtagttatctttatcgcaatttaaatattttatcatatcttatctttaaattttttatcttatcttatctattatctttatcttctattttgatctttcaatcttttatcttcgaattttatctttaaatatcttatcttttcttttatcttctaattttatctttaaatatcttatcttttctttaccttatcttctatcttctattttaaattcttatctcttgcttttaaattgggtttgcattaatctaaatacaaacaaagtccctgtttcagtcttgggtgttttgctgtgaagattgtgcagccaagcaggaaagattggagtaccaggcttgatgatgctctctgggcgcatcggactgcctacaaagcacccataggaatgtctccttatcgggttgtctttggaaaggcatgtcatcttccagtggaaattgagcacaaagcatactgggcagtgaagacttgcaacttctctatggatcaagctggcgaggaaaggaagttgcaactgagtgagttagatgaaatccgcctagacgcctacgagaatgccaagttctacaaagaaaagaccaagaagttccatgatagcatgatagttaaaaaagactttgtggttgggcaaaaagtgttattgtataattctaggcttggactcatgagtggtaagttgaggtctaagtggattggtccttttgttgttactaatgtttttccttatggtacagttgagatcaaaagcgactccacaaacaagagcttcaaggtcaacggacatcgacttaagccattcctcacgaacccttctttagtggacgtagtggtagaagagacttccttactccaccctactcttcctccaccatgacttagggagtttttcttttcctacctccttctttgcttttattacacttgtccgattctctttgatgatttaattgtttttaatcttttaattgtgctacattgaggacaatgtgttgtttaagtatggggggggggggggagtgtcctttggttttgctagttttgttggttttgttaatttgttagttgtgttaatttgttaatgttgttagtttcgttggattttcagtttaatattttgggtcaattttgtgtgcacgtacgactttgcatgtttttctttgaattataggatatgttcaagaaatgggtaattgttttgaaaataaaagttcttgacattttgtgacttgaaatccttgattcttctctacatgtcatgatagttttgaaagctcaatttgaaagtgatgattttacctttgtgagaatttgagccatccatcattataatcatttggtgtgttttgccccattgattgcttgcacaatagccttggcttaaTTCTTGTTGAtacgtcctaattcacatgcatatttggaaatgattaaggcaattttgttcttataagcttctagccaaatggacttaccttgaattaattcctttgatagcccttttgagccttgtttccctttccttgttttgaagctcactacaagccttaagtgaaaaaccatgatattaccatatccttaaggaattttggagctttggaattgttttgggaataagtgtggggggtttttgtttcattggacaacttgttttgttggctatgcttcatgatgtattttgggtcatacttgatgtacattgtatattggttaaatgttggacatgctgaatgaaatgttgtttctcaaaggctaaaaaaaaaaaatcgaaaaaaaaaattcggaaagaaaaaaaaaagtaataaagttgagtgaataagatcttaaatggcacaagaatgatgaaactcttggttctactcttcatgtttaatttttatccttacttctttttattttcttatttttttttcttaatatgcacttattcccctttgctcctctattcctttgggatttagccacttattccatatttctccataccttgtccttggccccattacaaccttaaaagaccttttgatcctcatgtgcttgtgtgtttatgggttgattgtcaattttagaatcttgccaagtttatgtggtgtttgctttcatgggtgctttgagggtaaatagtagcctagacacttgagagatagagtgtatatcttgtgaggctttatcacttttcattcttgagttgattaactattttgccatgattgggttgcttggatgattttcatgaatgtcttgactttttggatctccttatgttagatgttacccattccttttattccttgatgttcattgagaaatatgtgaatgtttttgtttgtctccctctgatatccttggattttgttctttgtttcattttgcccaggagtgcaaaaggctaagtatggggggttttgatgtgccatcattttctcctatttcttaaccctttttgccccattttaaatactgattagtcttaattgtcaaatttattaggcagttttattatttgggctcattcagctaatttgatgtttttaatctaatttcaggaattaatgaagcattgggcttgaatctagcattgggcttggacttgaagaggacagactaatttattctataaaattagatcttatcttatctagatattatttagatttgatctcatctagatattattttatctagatcttatcttatcttatcttatctagatttgatttgattttacttatgggcttggatttaaaacatgtttgtaagctttggggctgaaaaaaaaactatataacagcaccaaggttctagttcaGGGGGCTCCCTCTCTCCCTggcgggagactctctctctctcctctctcctatttttcgtttttagttttagtctctcttctctttctcttttattttcgttttttttcaattccagttcagacttttagttttatcaataaaatttcattctctatttgattaatggaaggctaagtccacagcgttgttttcccttgaggatcaagcacagttctctttgaggttctattattactgttaaattctgtttagtttttcctcttcactaattactttgaatttgttgcttttaattcatgcatgcttagtgcttgattaattgtctctgcgcttaatttacgttcatgcttaatgatcgtttatgagtaattgatgtatgtgatgcttaatcacataatgaatgtcttatgttgaatttcgcttagtaatttaatttagggttggattaagtggttaaactgataaaggataaactctcgtaacctaggataagaaacttgcttgtgaatcaaggggaagcaacgtgttttaattctgatattttctaattcacatatattcgctctttaattaccaaacaaccaaacccccccccccccccccatcgttactgttactgttactgcaagtatattatgaacatttggcttgtcactgctcgttgggaaacgacctaggatcacttcctaattactgcattttcatgtttatttgattcgggtacggcctcgtaAATGAGATTAAATCTTTACAATCTTATTATATTTAGATTAATATATGCAAACTGAGCTTGCCAGGGATAGTATCAGCTACAGCTTTACGATCTTATCTATTCCAAGGGTCATGGATACCATCCATAACTGATCAGGCAACACAGGATTTACTTACAAGTAGACATCATCTGTGCATAACAcagaaatcaaacaaaaataaaacaaatacagATCTAAAACATCTACTTGACAATTTATACATGGGCTCTATCAGGATTCTTCATTAAAACAACTTTTCCAAATCCCAGTAGTTCCCAGGGTAGAAATTAAACTTGCACATGTCTACAAAGACATAAAATATTCCCTACGCAGCTAGACACTGCTAGGTAACTCTATACTTGCCCAATTTGAAATTCCAAATATGAGAATAACTATTTGGCATGACTGTCATCATCCTCTTCTGATATGTTAAACAAAAACTTTGGAAGAGATGTGATTCTAGGAAGGTGGAGAAGCAAATCACTAAACGAGTCTTTCCTAGACATGCCTAGTGCTTGCTTGCCACCAGAAGTGTCCTTTGGTTCCTCCGCACCAGGCTTGACATCTTTTCCATCATGAGGTCCTTCAACAGTACTACTATCTTCGGTAAAATGAGAATTCTGCACTGTAACGGGGTCCTTCTGCAGAAGACAGCAGAGAGAATTGACCCTTGACATGAGTGATTTTTCATCAGAAGTTGCTGCAACCTGATTGTCATTGAGAAGATGTTGAGCAATGTCTTCCAGGATCTCCTTGTACTCCGATCCTCCATCAGAAAATGGTGGATTCCCGGAGGTTATTTGCTCTGTCAGGCAGAGTTCAATTTGGCCAATAAAATCACTCACTGACATAGAAGGTCGAAGTCCAGGAAGTTTTATCTGATCCCCATTTCTTGGGCCCTTGGAATCAGTTTCAGAGCTTGTACTCCCTTCAATTGAAGTACACTCCATAACTTGTATGTAAAAAGACAGATAAAAGAAACAATTAAGCCAAAAAGCACCACATAAATCATGGGACAGACAGACATAATTGTATGTAAAAAGACAGACAAATGAAACCCTTAAGCCAAAAAGCACCACATAAATCATGGCAGTCATATATTAAAGCAGCTTCAGATATCTAACAATATAGACAGAATGTCTACTGGGAAAATCCACATCATATCCATCGAAATACAAGGGAGAGATAGATATGGAAAACGAAAGTCAAATGTTCTGTGATACTAACCAATGCAAACAGTACACCAATACCATGTACATGAAACAAAAGGGAGCATTAACCAAGTCCTTAATATAAGTACCTGAACTGGGTGAAGGTGCATCTCGGGGGAGACTATCCAACATCATTCCAGGAGGATCATTGTGTTCAGTCTTAAATGATGATAACAGGGATGCCTGAGGTGATCCACTATCTTGAAAACAAGACGTGGAAGATCCTTTACCACTGACTTGAAGAAGATCGCGATCTTTTGGATTGTCTGGGTCCTCAAAAGCAGAAGGTTGTGTGTCAAAATGTGGTGAATCCAAAATTATCTCTGGCTGTTGGCTTAAGAAATTAAGACGCATGTCACACTGGATAagcttttcaaaatgttttgcCAACAGCCCTTGAGGGCATTGCAAAAAATGCAGCCTACAAACCACAAGATCAAGTTTTCAGACATCACAACCTTGTAAGTAAGACCTAAACACATAGTAAAACCTCATCAGACTTAAAATTCTGCAAAACTTAGCTTCAGCCCCCtcccaaaattattttttaaaaaatttgtagatTAGAAATGCTTCAAAAGATAAGTAGCGAGCTTTCTGGTGTAAACAAAATACTAAAACAAATGGCACTAGACCTCCCTTGGTGGATTACTTCATTGCGCTTCACACTCTTATGCATTTCCCTTCTCAAATTTCCCATCAGCAATATTTAAGAAtggttatatatgataaatgaataataaaaccATCAAACTTTTCAATAGTTAACAGCTGAGCAAACATCCACATATCAGAGGAAAACAGTGAAAGAATATACCTATGTTTACTAGACTGTCCATCGGTAAAATCTGCTGTTGCCTGCCATAGTGTATGCTTTCTAGGCTGAGGATTAGTCTCCCTGAAGTAAAGAGGCTGTCTAGCAAGCTgcaacaaagaaattaaaagaatgatAAACCAAACTCTAATGCATACATAGACCTATGCATCTCAAAGAGCTATTCAGGAGGCTAAAATAATATAGAGAATTAAATTACCACAACAGTCAATGTGCTAGGCCCATCATCAGGACAATGTGCCTTAAGTGCCATGATATCTGACCATTGAATTTCTATTTTACTCTTTAGACCACCTTCGAGAACTTCCCAAACAAGCTTATGTTTAGCAAAGTAACACTTTGCCACCAAGTCACCCTCATATCTTGATTTATACTGCCACAAAGAGAAATTTAGTTAGTAAATaagcttaaatatgtttgagaTCCCTGATATATATCCGATTTTTATCTTGAGtgtctattaaatattttcattgttttaagtccttgaaaaatttaaaattttgtcctAGGTCCCTACCGTCAGCTAAGTGATGATGTGACATCATCTCAACGGCTCTTCCAATATATATCAGTCATCAGATGATGTCATGTCATCACTTAACTTGACAATAGGAACCCAGAccaaaacttttaatatatcaggatttagaaaaatgaaaaaatttatcaaggactcaaaatacaaatttaatatatatcagGGACCTAAAATCACAGCAACAGCAACACAAAACATCAGGAATATACCTCCCACGAACCAATCCTCAGCAGCGAAGCTGGGAAGTTAGAAGCTTTGAGCTTGTCAGCACCACCGGCACCGGACACAGCAGCAGCCCTGCTCTCCCTTTTGGCTCCAGAGCTTAAATCTTCGCTCGGCTGCGCACTTCCTTGAGAAAGCTTCATCTGAATCAAATCCAACAGTGAAGGGCTCTTCCTGAGGCGCAAACCCAACGGGCTCGGCTCGTCAAGTATGTTCAGATGGGATGGAGAACTGACAGAACCATCATCGGAAGCACTCCATTGCTAAAATGATTGCAAGCACGCACGCAAACACGGGAAGGAGGAATAAATAAcacgttttttattttaaaagaaaaaaaaaaacaagatataAAATTTCAACATCTCTCTCGTAAACAAACAAAGCGCGTGTTCTATGATTCCGAGCATTAAAGCTAGGCAATAATAATGCAGAtgacatgttaatttttttgataCATCAGAATTGAAGAATTAAACAAAAGACCAAGGGTGTGTGAGTCTTGTAAAACCCTtgtaaggaaagaaaaaaaatagattcacACCCCTTTCATAAAAGAAGAACAAAAGGAAACAGAAGAAACTACTACTGTCTAATGAagactataaataaataaataatgtatgaTTGAATTAGGTCACTTAAGGAGTGCCCAAAAACGCGATCTAGCGAGCGATTGAAAGGAAGATAGAGAGGATACGAAATAGAATACCTGAGGCTGAGgcgagggagagggagagggttTGCAGCGCTTGTTGTGAGGCCCATGCTCTTCTTCCAGTGGGTCCTCAACGATCTCCAACTTCACGGGGTCGCCGCACGACGACGTTTCGGGCTTCCGAGAATTCTTCATCAGCTGAACCATCAacagaaatgaattgaaatccaagaaggagaaggagaagccAAGGAAGGTGTTGGCAGATTCCGGAAACCCTAATTAATAacaaaggaaggaaggaagaagacTAGCGACGGCGGATGATGGGCTGGGCTTCGAAATGGTCGTTCCTTCAGGGACAAAAAAGGGACTCTATATCCAGGTGCAACCACTTCCCTTCATTGCCAAAAAAAATACagattaattaagaaatatcttcatttattaactaaaatttctcgtcgtatcttcatttttttaataatatactaaatttattttattgttaataaatatttttaaatatataagttatataataaataaaatccataataatatttttttgatataaattatattttaagtttataataaataatttatattatgatataatgttattttaaattactgATACTAACTTGatcaatttattataaaatatattgaaatttaatatagaaatactaataataataataataataaatcacatATTGCAAGGGATAATAGGTTCGGcaaaatatataacaacattctcattgaagaaaaatattaaaaaaggctcacgaataataatatttaaaaatattatcattcaaaataattattctaatttatataaaaaaaatctataatttaatttaattacttaacTAATGCATGTATCCCGTACATCGCACTGGACAAacaagaataatattttgattatttaaaaaacaaatttaaaagtaaGATAGAATAATAagagataaatatattttttataaaaaaacattttagcttTCTTTTGATCGAAAATTTTAGTACaagtttgaatattttaaattaacaaataagagtttgattttaggattaattatattaaatcaaaatacttTCAGGTTCTTTGTTTTTAAAACTAGCcatctttaaatttttcaatttaacAAACAATGTACCTTTTACAAActtattacaaagaaaaattattttaagtataaattaggttgtaataattaatgtatatgAAGGTAAAAAATCGTTCATAAATAAgcataaaataatacttaaacGATAACATTTACGATCACATAAGCGTAATCATAATAACATAAAACTCTAAATAAACATTCAAAAGTAATAAAGAATAGGTCAATACCATAAGAATGAATTATAGATAAAAGAATATGTTGTGTAAAGAATAATGAGGCATAGAAAGTAGAATGGAGATCGGAagcaaaatcaaaaataaaatcaatgagGAAAAATATACATGTTCTATAGAACTGAAAAGTGGGGAGTGCAACAAAGTTTGGTATACATGAAGTGGGCAAATCTTCTTAAcggaataaaaatgatatattcttgcatatatatatatatatatatatatatatatatatatatataaataattggtCATTAAAACTAATAACGTTATGTGTCATCAAATGCCTTCAAATTTCGTCACTTGTCTCACACCTTTTCTCAATTTAAATAATCACTAACCGTTTAGTAATTCCTACTTTGAACATTCAATTTACCATTCTCAATTACTTTTCCTTCAACTTAACATATTTGAGAATATCAAACAACTTCTTTTCAACATATTAATTCGAATTTATCCTTTTCGACTTCACACATTTCTATTTCTTATACTTGTTATCTTGTTCTCTTCACATATTTTTGATACTACAATTATGGTTTTAGGAATTTCAAATCGAAACACAATgtgtttttctataaaattaatgatactATTTTAATTGATGTCTCTCAAAACccatttagtaaaataatcaacAACTACTAAAATTTACTTATGTCCTTTTGAAGAAGTGGGATGTATTTGCCCAATTAAATCAATAGTTTGTCCTCGAAAAGGCCAAGGTTTCACCATCAAATGTAGCTCGCTTGCATGAACTTGTTGAATAGGCCTATGTTTTCTAACATTCTTTATAGGACTTGtcataattcataaatcaaaatttcaacACAATAGACCAATAATATCTTTTTTCGAACAATacccatttcattttttctccaacTTCATGAGATCCACAAATACCTTCATGAACTTCTATCAAAGCAATATAAGCTTTTATTTCTCCCAAACACCTTAATAAACTATCATCTACACTTTTCTTGTATAACTAATCTCCCAGCAAAACAACACTTGTTGTTGGATACTCTATTTTCGACCTACATTTGAATTGAGATTCTTCAAATACTCGACCAAAGGTTTCCTCCTATCTTGATCATTCAAAACATCAATTTGTAAAACTTCAAATTGCTCTGGCAATTTATCTCGAATATGAATTAATCTCTCGAATTGATCACTTGATAATCTattgtcttaaaaaaaatactaagccaataaaatttattataatttattttgaaaatatttaatagtatattgaatataattacattaaaattgaAGAAGATGACTAATTACATTGTTAATTGAAAGCTCTTAAAAATTTTAgcctattaaaatttattttgattttatttttatttgagttataaattaaaaacataaacataataaatatgagcatataaatttaaaattgagtgtttatttttgttattatagatATCATGTtaatatgtatttgatttttgccagtttttaattaacattttttacatgtgTTTATTGTAAAAATGGCTAAAATATGTTTGGGGTTCTTGCAAAATTtgaaaagtattaattttatcctcagaaaaaaaattgtattaatttgatccctataaaaataaaatatatttttgttagtcTTTAGTAGTAACTCTATTAAACGTTAATATGAAGTAATTtcattataaatgaattaaacaaCTTGTGGCCGTTAAAACTCTACAAAatgaattaaatcatttttggccaataaaccccccccccccaaaaaaaaattgattttttttcatcacgTCTTAGGAGATTTCTCgcacttttttttataggattAGGAAGAAGATGAAACAATAGTGGGTCCAAGTGTCTTCTAAGTGCGTATCTGAaggtaacaaaaaaaagtaattaagtaTGTTAATGACACGTCAGGTAATCATCTAATAGAGTTACTATTGaggataacaaaaatatattttatttttacaggaaccaaattaatatgaaaagttttatgaggacaaaataaatatttttagaattttacatGGACCCCAAGTATCGttgtaaaaattgtttttttaaaaacttgttaaaatagtgtgatttttattaattaaatttaaatgatgaCATTTTGAACACATgattgtacccaaaaaaaattattgtaaaaaaagttgaaaaagttaaaacagaaaatgagaaaagatacacaaaattattacaaaaaatagatatgcgaaaaatacaaaaaggataaagataaaaaaaatataaaacctttaatcatatcaaaatacaaaagttacaaaaaacaaattattctaaatacaaaatggaaaaagaaaaagggaaaagaattaAGAGCAAAtccacaaaaacaaaagaaaagaataatggGATCACAATCTTTCCATTTCCTGAATACTCCCAATACTCTTTTTAATTGCCTCTTGCACCACACCGTTTTGTAATAACATGATATAGTAAGATGAATATAATTgctctaaaacaaaaaaaaaatattaccataaaacaaaattgcatGACTATAGTatgtcaaataataaaatagaatttgaaTCATCTTTATCAATTAGCCACCATATATGtgctaatcaattattttttccaattaatGTTAAAAGTGTCTCATAGTCGTGAAACTTAAACCTTTATGAGGATTTCATCCAATGTTGATGAAAGtttattgagaaaaataaatttattaaaaaaagtataaaaattgttacttttgtagaaatttttctttataatagaAGAAATTTCTTACTGCTTCAAAGTGTTGTTGCAAATGTTGTTAAAAGTAGGTGTTGTTTCCTCTATTATTTCATCATCCTTGTTGCAAGTAGTTGTTGTTTGTTGATCATTGTTGGGAGAAGCTATTTTTTCCTACCCCTGGTGACACAAATAGTAGGAATAGTATTGTAAATCTCTAAGAAGTGAAATTCTATGAATCTTTTGTGGTGTTTATAAACTTCATGTAGTGAAGAGTAATTATatgagtattttattttattttatttaggtgttatgaatatgaaaaatctttttatatctttttattatcattattttttattattattataactattatttttatatgtgtaTAAatcattgtttgaatttttagtgcattaaagtaattttcaaattaattttttaatcataacctaactgttactaaatatttttaagtaa comes from the Glycine soja cultivar W05 chromosome 6, ASM419377v2, whole genome shotgun sequence genome and includes:
- the LOC114416753 gene encoding uncharacterized protein LOC114416753, which encodes MVQLMKNSRKPETSSCGDPVKLEIVEDPLEEEHGPHNKRCKPSPSPSPQPQQWSASDDGSVSSPSHLNILDEPSPLGLRLRKSPSLLDLIQMKLSQGSAQPSEDLSSGAKRESRAAAVSGAGGADKLKASNFPASLLRIGSWEYKSRYEGDLVAKCYFAKHKLVWEVLEGGLKSKIEIQWSDIMALKAHCPDDGPSTLTVVLARQPLYFRETNPQPRKHTLWQATADFTDGQSSKHRLHFLQCPQGLLAKHFEKLIQCDMRLNFLSQQPEIILDSPHFDTQPSAFEDPDNPKDRDLLQVSGKGSSTSCFQDSGSPQASLLSSFKTEHNDPPGMMLDSLPRDAPSPSSVMECTSIEGSTSSETDSKGPRNGDQIKLPGLRPSMSVSDFIGQIELCLTEQITSGNPPFSDGGSEYKEILEDIAQHLLNDNQVAATSDEKSLMSRVNSLCCLLQKDPVTVQNSHFTEDSSTVEGPHDGKDVKPGAEEPKDTSGGKQALGMSRKDSFSDLLLHLPRITSLPKFLFNISEEDDDSHAK